In the genome of Pseudanabaena mucicola str. Chao 1806, the window ATGCCTGTTCACGATAAAGCTTGCGCCCCACCTGACGACGTGCAGAAATAATGGGAATGCGTCGCGTTCCTTCCTGTACAAATACAATGCCAATGATCATAATCAAAAAGATCGCCAGCAATAGGATAACACCACCAACTCGCGAGCTATCTTTCTGAGCAAGCGCGATCGTATCACCTAGGGACTTTGGTAAGTTTGCCACAATACTAATAAAAATCAGCAGGGAAGCACCATTACCAACACCTTTTTCGGTAATCAATTCACCAGCCCACATTACAAACATAGAACCAGCCGCAAGGGCAACTGTAGTCTGAAAAATGAAACTGGAAAAAATGACCCGTCCATCGCCGAGGGAAAGCCAATTCGCACTAGCTTCGGATAGGACTCCTGAGTTTTGCACCCAAACGCCTAAACCCCAGCTTTGGATAACTGCCCAGGCAAAAGCAACATAGCGTGTATATTGAGAAATTTTTCTTCTACCTGCTTCACCTTCATTCTTTTGCAGATTTTCTAAGCTAGGTAGTGCTGAGGTCATCAGTTGCATGATGATCGAAGCGTTAATAAATGGCAAAATACCAAGGGCAAAAATACCCAAGAGTGATAAACCTCCGCCAGAGAAAATATCTAAGAAATTAACTACGGCATTATTTTTAACAATTTCTGTAAATCGGAGGCGATCGACTCCAGGTAAGGGTAAATAAATTCCCAGCCTAACTAATATCAAAACGCCCACAGTAACTAGCAAACGCCCACGCAATCCTGCGGCTTGAGCCATTTGCAAAAAAGTTTCTTGGGCTGTCGGGGTCTTACCTTTACTGACAACCATAACTAAACTTACCTCAAGGCTAATGGTCTATAGGCTAAGGTAGGCGATGCATTGCACCACCTACCCTAGCTATGAAATATATTGTAGTTCGTTGATGAACAGTGCAATCTAGCTATCCAAAACGAAAAAAGAGAATATGTGGCGAAGCGTCTAACACCTCGCCACATATTCTCTTTTGCTTAGGCTATAACTTCTACAGTACCGCCAGCAGCTTCAATTTTTGTTTTAGCTGAGATAGTGATGGAATGGGCACGGACATTTAGTGCAACATTAACTTCGCCTCTTCCTAAAATCCGCAAAGCTCCATCATTTTGAGTAACGATACCTTCATCAATTAAAGACTCAAGTGTTACTTCTGAATCTTTTGGTAATCCACTTAATTGATCGAGGTTCACAATTGTAAAGTGCTTAGGATTAACAATTGTGAAGTGCTTAAGTTTGGGTACTCGTCTGTAAAGGGGAATTTGACCACCTTCAAATCCAGGTCTGGTGGGACGACCTGAACGAGATTTTTGACCACGCATACCAAATCCACCACTAGCACCTTGCCCTGCAGCAATACCGCGCCCAATTCGACGCTTACGATGCTGTGAGCCTTCTTGAGGCTGAAGATCGTCAATTCTCATAGTTTTTCCTTATTTATCGTTGGTGCAATGACAGCGCTACGCACTGTTACTGCATTAATTAAATAACTGCTCAAGTGTGATACCTCGGGATCTGGCAACTTCACCAAAGGTACGCAATGTCGAAAGTGCATTAATCGCAGCACGAGCATTGTTTAAGGGGCTGCTGGAACCGAGCTGTTTCGCCAAAATATTTTTGACTCCAGCAAGTTCAAGTACAGTTCTGACGGCTCCACCAGCGATTACCCCAGTACCAGGAGATGCGGGGCGAATGATCACTTTTGCTCCGCCGCCAATACCATTGGTGGGATGAGGAATGGAATTAGCTTTTGTCAAAGGCACGTCGATCGCGTGCTTTCTGGCATCGGCAACACCTTTTTTAACAGCGTTAATAACGTCAGCAGCTTTGCCAACGCCAACACCAACCTGTCCTTTCTCATTACCGACGACGACGATCGCGCGGAAGCTGAGCTTTTTACCACCTTTAACCACTTTGGTTACACGACGGATTTGGACAACTCGTTCTTGCCATTCCGATTCTTTCTCGGTACGGCTACGGTCAGCCTTTTTACCTTCACGTTTGCCTTTGCGCTTTTCTTCACGGCTATCGCCATTGTCACCGCCGCCATCGCGACCACCTGGTTTGGATTCTCTATTCTTAGCCATAGTATTTATATCTATTGATTCACTGGATGATTCATTGCTTAAAAATCGAGACCTGCTTCGCGGGCAGCTTCAGCGAGAGCTTGTACTCTACCGTGATAGAGGTTGCCACCGCGATCAAATACGACTTTGGTAATTCCTTTAGCGATCGCTCTTTCCGCAATCAAAGCACCAACTTTTGCCGAAGCTTCAGAGTTAGCTGTGGAACTAACTTTTTCACGGATATCAGCTTCAAGGGTAGATGCAGCAACGAGAGTATGCTGCGCTACATCATCGATCACTTGCGCCACAATATGCTTGTTGGAGCGATAAATGGATAAACGAGGACGTTCGGGAGTTCCTGTTAACCCCTTGCGAATTCGCTTGTGGCGGCTTATGGTTGCTTGTCTACGACTGACACTCATATTTGTTCGTAACCTATCGACTTTGTATCGATTCTATCTATAACTAAAAATTAAGAAAATTAAATAAAGAAGCCAGAAAAACTTTTGTATTACAGTCTTATCTTACTTCTTACCTGTCTTACCAGCCTTACGTCTGACGAATTCACCGAAGTAACGAATGCCCTTACCTTTATAAACTTCAGGTGGACGTACAGCACGGATCTTGGCAGCTAAGTTACCAACGACCTCCTTGTCAATTCCTTCAACAACAATGAATGTACCTTGAGGAACTTTTTTGCCAGAAGCATCTTCCACAGCAAGAGAAATTCCTGCAGGAGGGGCAATATCAACGGTGTGGCTATAGCCAACGGTTAGCACAATATTGCTACCATTCAGGTTGGCTCGGTAACCAACTCCTTGAATTTCTAGCTTGCGCTGAAAACCTGTTGAGACACCTTCGACCATATTGGCTACAAGGGTGCGAAAAAGACCATGCTGTTGACGAGCAGGTCGAGATTCATTAACGCGATTGACAATCAAGTTATTTTCTTGCTGAACCACTTCTACAGTATTTGGTAATAAGCGCTTCAGTTCACCTTTTGGTCCTTTGACTGTCACCTCTTGCCCTGCGATGGAGACCGCGACTTTAGGAGGCAGAGGAATGGGACGTTTTCCAATACGAGACATATCTGTTTTCCTTTGCTTGTGTGTTATTCCTGAATTAACAGTTCTGATTTACCAGATATAGCAAAGAACTTCACCGCCGACCCCTTGTTTGCGAGCTTCGCGATCGGTCAAGATGCCTTTGGAGGTAGAAATAATGGCAATGCCGATTCCACCTAATACACGGGGTAGTTCCTTAGAGTTTGAGTAAACTCGTAAGCCAGGTTTGCTAACGCGCTTGAGGCGCTTAATGATTGATTGACGGTTCTTGCCTTCATATTTGAGAGAAACTACTAAGCGTCGATCAATATTTTCGCCAGTTTCTTCAAAGTCTGTAATAAAACCTTCTTGCTTAAGTACTCGAGCAATGCTTAATGTCAACTTGGTCGCAGGAATTGCGGTTGTTTGGTGCTTCGCAAGTGTGGCATTGCGAATGCGTGTAAGCATGTCCGAGATGGTGTCGTTGGTGGCCATCCTTATCTCCTAATTCGATCTACTTATGATTCTCTAAAGGGCATCCCGACTGCTTTCAGGAGCGCACGTCCTTCTTCATCTGTGTTAGCAGTGGTGATGATGGAAATATCAAGCCCCCGAATTTGCTCAATACTGTCGTAGCTGATTTCGGGGAAGATAAGTTGCTCGCGCACACCGAGGGTATAGTTACCACGTCCATCAAAACTCTTAGGACTCACTCCACGAAAGTCACGGATGCGAGGTAGAGAGAAGTTGATCAGACGGTCTAAAAAATTGTTCATCTTGTCGCGACGTAGGGTTACTACAATACCTACAGGCATCCCTTGTCGTAGTTTAAAGCCTGCGATCGCTTTTTTCGCTCTTGTTACCACAGGCTTTTGACCAGCTATGGTGGCAATTTCAGCTAAAGAAGCCTCTAAAGACTTAGCATTCTGAGCAGCTTCACCCAGACCACGATTGATGACAACCTTTTCAAATTTAGGAACTTGATGAATATTGGTGTATTTGAACTGTTCCATCAGCTTAGGAACAGCTTGTTTAGCATAGACTTCGGCGAACGGTGTTAGCATTTTATCTTCCTCGATGAATTATCCTGGGCTTGGTCAGGTTTCTAGAATTATTTCTTGTCAGTCTTGACAGAATCAATAATTTCACCAGTTTTCTTGAGCATTCTTACTTTCTTGCCGTCTTCTGTGAAAGTAATTGCCGCACGACTAGCGGTCTTTTCCTTCTCGGAGTACAACAAAACTTTAGAACTGTGAATAGGGAACTCGCGGGTGATGATTTGTCCAGACTCGCCATCAGCCTGAGGCTTGACGTGTTTGGTTTTGATATTTACACCTTCAACAATGATGGTGCTGTCCTTAGGGAAAACTTGGAGAACCTTGCCAACAGTGCCTTTCGAGCTTCCTGAAATCACTTGAACTAGGTCATCTTTCTTGACATGAACCTTAAAAGACTTACGGTTTCCACGATATTGGGGTTTGGGTTTGAAGGGCATTACAGTACCTCTGGCGCTAGGGAGATAATTTTGGTGAAGTTTTTATCCCGCAACTCACGCGCAACTGGTCCAAATACGCGCGTTCCTTTGGGGTTGCCGTCTTGGTTGATGATTACAGCAGCATTGTCGTCAAAACGAATTCTCATCCCGCTTTCACGGTTAATTGATGCTTTGGTACGAACGATGACAGCACGGACAACATCAGATTTTTTAACTGGCATATTTGGAGCAGCGTCCTTAACAGTAGCGATGATCACATCACCAACAGCACCGAACACGCGGTTGCCGCCTGCCAGTACGCGGATACATAGGA includes:
- the rpsH gene encoding 30S ribosomal protein S8; translated protein: MATNDTISDMLTRIRNATLAKHQTTAIPATKLTLSIARVLKQEGFITDFEETGENIDRRLVVSLKYEGKNRQSIIKRLKRVSKPGLRVYSNSKELPRVLGGIGIAIISTSKGILTDREARKQGVGGEVLCYIW
- the rplO gene encoding 50S ribosomal protein L15, coding for MRIDDLQPQEGSQHRKRRIGRGIAAGQGASGGFGMRGQKSRSGRPTRPGFEGGQIPLYRRVPKLKHFTIVNPKHFTIVNLDQLSGLPKDSEVTLESLIDEGIVTQNDGALRILGRGEVNVALNVRAHSITISAKTKIEAAGGTVEVIA
- the rpsE gene encoding 30S ribosomal protein S5, whose amino-acid sequence is MAKNRESKPGGRDGGGDNGDSREEKRKGKREGKKADRSRTEKESEWQERVVQIRRVTKVVKGGKKLSFRAIVVVGNEKGQVGVGVGKAADVINAVKKGVADARKHAIDVPLTKANSIPHPTNGIGGGAKVIIRPASPGTGVIAGGAVRTVLELAGVKNILAKQLGSSSPLNNARAAINALSTLRTFGEVARSRGITLEQLFN
- the rplF gene encoding 50S ribosomal protein L6, encoding MSRIGKRPIPLPPKVAVSIAGQEVTVKGPKGELKRLLPNTVEVVQQENNLIVNRVNESRPARQQHGLFRTLVANMVEGVSTGFQRKLEIQGVGYRANLNGSNIVLTVGYSHTVDIAPPAGISLAVEDASGKKVPQGTFIVVEGIDKEVVGNLAAKIRAVRPPEVYKGKGIRYFGEFVRRKAGKTGKK
- the rplR gene encoding 50S ribosomal protein L18, which encodes MSVSRRQATISRHKRIRKGLTGTPERPRLSIYRSNKHIVAQVIDDVAQHTLVAASTLEADIREKVSSTANSEASAKVGALIAERAIAKGITKVVFDRGGNLYHGRVQALAEAAREAGLDF
- the rplE gene encoding 50S ribosomal protein L5; the protein is MLTPFAEVYAKQAVPKLMEQFKYTNIHQVPKFEKVVINRGLGEAAQNAKSLEASLAEIATIAGQKPVVTRAKKAIAGFKLRQGMPVGIVVTLRRDKMNNFLDRLINFSLPRIRDFRGVSPKSFDGRGNYTLGVREQLIFPEISYDSIEQIRGLDISIITTANTDEEGRALLKAVGMPFRES
- the rplN gene encoding 50S ribosomal protein L14 yields the protein MIQQESYLNVADNSGAKKLLCIRVLAGGNRVFGAVGDVIIATVKDAAPNMPVKKSDVVRAVIVRTKASINRESGMRIRFDDNAAVIINQDGNPKGTRVFGPVARELRDKNFTKIISLAPEVL
- the rplX gene encoding 50S ribosomal protein L24, with the translated sequence MPFKPKPQYRGNRKSFKVHVKKDDLVQVISGSSKGTVGKVLQVFPKDSTIIVEGVNIKTKHVKPQADGESGQIITREFPIHSSKVLLYSEKEKTASRAAITFTEDGKKVRMLKKTGEIIDSVKTDKK
- the secY gene encoding preprotein translocase subunit SecY; this encodes MVVSKGKTPTAQETFLQMAQAAGLRGRLLVTVGVLILVRLGIYLPLPGVDRLRFTEIVKNNAVVNFLDIFSGGGLSLLGIFALGILPFINASIIMQLMTSALPSLENLQKNEGEAGRRKISQYTRYVAFAWAVIQSWGLGVWVQNSGVLSEASANWLSLGDGRVIFSSFIFQTTVALAAGSMFVMWAGELITEKGVGNGASLLIFISIVANLPKSLGDTIALAQKDSSRVGGVILLLAIFLIMIIGIVFVQEGTRRIPIISARRQVGRKLYREQASYLPLRLNQGGVMPIIFASSVMILPAYLSQSINNEVFVSIATWISPSGAGHIPVYMLLILGFSFFYSTLVLNPIELSQNLKKMGSSIPTVRPGKATSDYISGVLNRLTLLGSIFLCGIAIIPSALEKATGVSTFSGIGATSLLILVGVAIETSKQIQTYVISQRYEGMVKQ